In Hugenholtzia roseola DSM 9546, one DNA window encodes the following:
- a CDS encoding SAM-dependent methyltransferase, with amino-acid sequence MVKLYLIPLPIAENESLASSETTFFVSPEIRESIEQTSVFLVENLRTARRYIRRVCREKEIDTLHFFQLDKNTSYQDVEQFFKILFEKNPQVSQIGVMSEAGVPCIADPGNLAVRYAHAQNWLVMPLIGASSLLLGLMASGLNGQKFAFQGYLPIESEARKKELQRLESESKKQNQTQLFIETPYRNEAIFEELLKTLQPKTDLCIAADLTSKNAYIKTQTIKQWRTAAESKPNLHKRPTLFLFLAH; translated from the coding sequence ATGGTAAAACTCTATCTCATTCCGCTCCCCATTGCCGAAAATGAAAGCCTTGCTTCGTCAGAAACTACTTTTTTTGTAAGCCCTGAAATTAGGGAAAGCATTGAACAAACTTCTGTTTTTTTGGTAGAAAACTTACGTACCGCTCGCCGCTACATTCGTCGGGTTTGTCGTGAAAAAGAGATAGACACGCTTCATTTTTTTCAATTAGATAAAAATACTTCTTATCAAGATGTAGAGCAATTTTTTAAAATACTTTTTGAAAAGAATCCACAAGTAAGTCAAATTGGCGTAATGTCGGAAGCAGGCGTGCCTTGCATTGCCGACCCCGGTAATCTGGCTGTACGCTATGCACATGCCCAAAATTGGCTCGTGATGCCGCTTATTGGCGCATCTTCTCTCCTTTTAGGCTTGATGGCTTCGGGTTTGAACGGTCAGAAATTCGCCTTTCAGGGCTATCTGCCCATAGAAAGCGAGGCGCGAAAAAAAGAGTTGCAACGCCTTGAAAGTGAAAGTAAAAAGCAAAATCAAACGCAACTTTTTATAGAAACGCCCTATCGCAACGAAGCAATTTTTGAAGAATTGCTCAAAACCTTACAACCCAAAACTGACCTCTGTATCGCCGCCGACCTAACTTCGAAAAACGCCTACATCAAGACCCAAACGATTAAGCAGTGGCGCACAGCCGCCGAATCTAAGCCTAATTTGCACAAAAGACCCACGCTTTTCCTTTTTTTGGCACACTAA
- a CDS encoding NADPH-dependent F420 reductase, translated as MKISIIGTGNVGGALATQWAKAGHQIFLGTRELAKFEDKHLLENPNTTLHTIAESAANAEVILVAAVPPATQSIAEEIKAAAKGKVLIDAMNAITTRPEGFSNSFEAFRHYLPETEVVKCFNSTGFENMKNPIYQGEGIDMFAAGSSKKAKEVATQLALDAGFSTCWDFGGDDKAALLEQFALSWINLAIMQGHGRNIAFKLIKR; from the coding sequence ATGAAAATTTCAATTATCGGAACAGGAAATGTAGGGGGAGCTTTAGCCACTCAATGGGCAAAAGCAGGGCATCAAATCTTTTTAGGCACAAGAGAGTTAGCCAAATTTGAGGACAAACACCTCTTAGAAAACCCCAATACTACTTTGCATACCATAGCAGAAAGTGCTGCAAATGCCGAAGTAATTTTGGTAGCCGCTGTGCCACCTGCCACGCAAAGCATTGCTGAAGAAATCAAAGCCGCTGCCAAAGGCAAGGTGTTGATAGATGCCATGAACGCTATCACGACACGCCCCGAAGGATTTAGTAACTCTTTTGAAGCATTTAGACACTATTTGCCCGAAACCGAAGTAGTAAAATGCTTCAATTCCACAGGCTTCGAAAACATGAAAAATCCTATCTATCAAGGCGAAGGAATTGATATGTTTGCGGCAGGAAGTTCCAAAAAAGCCAAAGAAGTAGCCACACAACTTGCCTTAGATGCAGGTTTTTCTACCTGCTGGGATTTTGGTGGAGATGACAAAGCCGCTCTTTTAGAGCAATTTGCCCTTTCTTGGATAAATCTTGCCATTATGCAAGGGCATGGGCGTAATATAGCCTTTAAATTGATTAAAAGATAG
- a CDS encoding LptF/LptG family permease — MLKKVDKLIIDAFIGLFFLTFSVVLFILLMVFMSKYIEDLMGKDLGYDVLGQILFYFSMTLVPQALPLAMLLSSLMAFGNLGEHNELTAIKGIGISLTRVLRSIGLFAIVLTFVAYLFNNYIVPEVNLKAYRLLYDARQKEPTLDFPEGAFHNGIPNWSIYIGKKHPDGEHIEDIFIYDHTRNLGNTDLIAARKGVMRNIGNNQFLQLQVEDGYRFSEQYSQDGKKAFVRDKFDKADFMFDLAFMQMDETPEDLFHSNRLTMNINQLQSEADSLQRQADTLAAEFSLRSHSYFDYIFKSEQNKKEITLAQRDTSSAAFESTQIADSIRKAHQTQQDTQAQQAQTTEIKKPNKTSAKISRDSLKRRFSFRDGKKLNPKKNQIQKQTQTDSTKSTAALSPTDFEAIKNQSLSERLGKNTNKDSVRLKAPEAIWLAPEQIPEGYTPLSVQWSAFERKNMIERARDRAKNIRAFATSQYERINTLNRNSRRALLEKNKRYTYAIACFAMFLIGAPLGAIIKKGGLGMPVLVSIGFFMLFYVLSITGDKWARESVVSIWFGSWIANIVLFTIGLIFLFQARNDSRLFDTDAYFVFWDKVKSRWKKKS; from the coding sequence ATGTTAAAAAAAGTAGATAAGTTAATTATAGATGCCTTTATCGGGCTATTTTTCCTAACCTTCTCGGTGGTGCTTTTTATCCTGCTGATGGTCTTTATGTCGAAATACATAGAAGATTTGATGGGAAAAGATTTAGGCTATGATGTTTTAGGACAAATACTATTTTATTTTTCCATGACCTTAGTGCCACAAGCCCTACCTTTGGCAATGTTGCTCTCCTCTCTGATGGCGTTTGGTAATTTGGGCGAACACAACGAACTAACGGCGATAAAGGGTATCGGCATTTCGCTTACGCGCGTATTGCGCTCGATAGGATTATTTGCCATTGTCCTTACTTTTGTAGCTTATCTTTTTAATAATTATATCGTTCCCGAAGTCAATCTCAAAGCCTATCGCCTACTCTATGATGCGCGTCAGAAAGAGCCGACCTTAGATTTTCCCGAAGGTGCATTTCACAATGGTATCCCCAATTGGAGCATTTATATCGGCAAAAAACACCCCGACGGCGAACACATCGAAGACATCTTTATTTACGACCACACGCGCAATTTAGGCAATACCGACCTTATCGCCGCACGCAAGGGCGTGATGCGCAATATCGGCAACAACCAATTTTTACAACTGCAAGTAGAAGATGGCTACCGCTTTTCCGAACAATATTCGCAAGATGGCAAAAAAGCCTTCGTCCGCGATAAGTTCGACAAGGCAGATTTTATGTTCGACTTGGCTTTTATGCAGATGGACGAAACGCCCGAAGACCTCTTTCACTCGAATCGCCTGACAATGAACATCAATCAACTGCAAAGTGAAGCCGACTCGTTACAAAGACAAGCCGATACCTTAGCCGCCGAATTTTCTTTGCGCAGCCATAGTTACTTCGATTATATCTTCAAATCCGAACAAAATAAAAAGGAAATTACTTTAGCCCAGCGCGATACCAGCAGTGCCGCCTTTGAATCGACCCAAATTGCCGACTCCATTCGCAAAGCACACCAAACCCAACAAGACACGCAGGCGCAACAAGCCCAAACCACAGAAATCAAGAAACCCAATAAAACAAGTGCCAAAATTAGCAGGGACTCACTTAAAAGACGCTTTTCTTTTCGTGATGGTAAAAAATTAAACCCTAAAAAGAATCAAATACAAAAGCAGACCCAAACAGACTCGACCAAAAGCACTGCCGCCCTTAGCCCTACCGATTTTGAAGCCATCAAAAACCAGAGTCTTTCCGAGCGTTTGGGCAAAAACACAAACAAAGACAGCGTCCGCCTCAAAGCCCCCGAAGCGATTTGGCTTGCGCCCGAACAAATTCCCGAAGGCTATACGCCCCTTTCGGTACAGTGGTCGGCTTTTGAGCGCAAAAATATGATAGAACGCGCACGCGATAGGGCAAAAAATATCCGCGCCTTTGCCACAAGCCAATATGAGCGCATCAATACCCTCAATCGCAATTCAAGACGCGCACTTTTGGAAAAAAACAAGCGTTACACCTACGCAATCGCCTGTTTTGCCATGTTCTTAATCGGTGCGCCTTTGGGTGCCATTATCAAAAAGGGCGGACTGGGCATGCCCGTTTTGGTATCGATTGGCTTTTTTATGCTTTTCTACGTCCTTAGCATTACAGGCGACAAGTGGGCGCGTGAGTCAGTCGTTTCTATCTGGTTTGGCTCTTGGATTGCCAATATCGTACTTTTCACTATCGGACTCATTTTCCTATTCCAAGCACGCAACGATTCGCGCCTCTTCGATACAGATGCCTACTTTGTATTTTGGGACAAGGTAAAAAGCAGGTGGAAAAAGAAATCGTAG
- a CDS encoding AMP-binding protein, translating to MEKIWLKSYPAGVPAQINPDHYSSLLELFEECIQKFGARPAYENLGAIISFNDLDKLSAAFAAYLQRQGLKKGDKIAVQMPNLIQYPIAIFGAMRAGLVVVNTNPLYTPKEMKHQFNDSGAKAIVILANMAKNLQEILPQTGIEKVIITEVADMVGGIKGWFMNLAIKHLKKMVPPFHIPQAVSFKDALAEGKKYNYQSPDLKSSDIAFLQYTGGTTGVSKGAMLSHRNILANMAQLMAWTGFKINEGNEVGITALPLYHIFALTFNCFGFLKYGAKNVLITNPRDIPAFVEELKRHRFSIISGVNTLFNALLNNPDFKSCDFSNLKVSLGGGMAVQDIVAQRWQQTTGCALIEAYGLTETSPGLTANPLNGKEKIGYIGLPLPSTEIRIVDDAGLDVPLGERGEIWAKGAQVMLGYWQRPEETANVMSGEWFKTGDIGVMDEEGFVKIVDRKKEMILVSGFNVYPNEVENVIASHPKVLEVGVIGVPDDKSSEAVKAFIVKKDESLTAEEIKDFCKQNMTAYKVPKHVEFRTELPKSNVGKILRRLLKDTPAQ from the coding sequence ATGGAGAAAATCTGGCTCAAATCGTACCCTGCGGGTGTGCCTGCCCAAATCAACCCCGACCATTATAGCTCGCTGCTCGAACTTTTCGAGGAGTGTATTCAGAAATTCGGAGCGCGTCCCGCCTACGAAAACTTAGGGGCAATCATTAGTTTCAACGATTTAGACAAGCTATCGGCGGCTTTTGCTGCCTATTTACAAAGACAAGGCTTGAAAAAAGGCGATAAGATAGCCGTTCAGATGCCAAACCTAATTCAATACCCTATTGCTATTTTTGGCGCAATGCGAGCAGGCTTAGTGGTAGTGAATACCAATCCGCTCTACACGCCCAAAGAGATGAAGCACCAATTTAACGATTCTGGCGCAAAAGCGATTGTTATTTTGGCGAATATGGCGAAAAATTTACAAGAAATTTTGCCACAAACGGGAATAGAAAAAGTCATCATTACCGAAGTTGCCGATATGGTCGGCGGCATCAAGGGCTGGTTTATGAACTTGGCAATTAAGCACCTCAAAAAAATGGTGCCGCCCTTTCACATTCCGCAGGCGGTAAGTTTTAAAGATGCCCTTGCAGAGGGGAAAAAATACAACTACCAAAGCCCTGACCTCAAAAGTTCGGACATCGCCTTTTTGCAATATACAGGCGGCACAACGGGCGTTTCGAAAGGTGCGATGCTTTCCCATCGCAATATTTTGGCAAATATGGCGCAGCTAATGGCTTGGACAGGTTTTAAAATCAACGAAGGAAACGAAGTAGGCATCACCGCGCTGCCTTTGTACCACATCTTTGCCCTTACCTTCAACTGCTTTGGCTTCCTCAAATATGGCGCAAAAAACGTCCTTATCACCAATCCGCGCGACATTCCTGCCTTTGTAGAAGAACTCAAAAGGCATCGCTTCTCTATTATCAGTGGCGTAAATACCCTTTTCAACGCACTTTTGAATAACCCCGACTTTAAAAGTTGCGACTTTTCCAATCTCAAAGTTTCGCTTGGTGGCGGCATGGCGGTGCAAGACATCGTGGCACAACGTTGGCAGCAAACCACAGGCTGCGCCCTGATTGAAGCCTACGGTCTAACCGAAACCTCGCCAGGGCTTACCGCTAATCCGCTCAATGGCAAGGAAAAAATCGGCTACATTGGCTTGCCCCTGCCCAGCACCGAAATCCGTATCGTCGATGATGCAGGCTTAGATGTACCCTTAGGCGAAAGAGGCGAAATTTGGGCAAAAGGAGCGCAAGTGATGCTCGGCTATTGGCAGAGACCCGAAGAAACGGCAAATGTAATGAGCGGCGAATGGTTCAAAACAGGCGACATCGGCGTGATGGACGAAGAGGGTTTTGTCAAGATTGTGGATAGGAAAAAAGAGATGATTTTGGTTTCAGGCTTCAATGTCTATCCGAATGAGGTAGAAAATGTTATCGCCTCGCACCCCAAAGTGTTGGAAGTAGGCGTTATCGGCGTGCCTGACGACAAATCGTCCGAAGCCGTCAAAGCCTTTATCGTCAAAAAAGATGAAAGCCTAACGGCAGAGGAAATCAAAGACTTTTGTAAGCAAAACATGACCGCCTACAAAGTGCCTAAACACGTCGAGTTTAGAACAGAACTGCCAAAATCAAACGTAGGCAAAATTTTAAGACGACTCCTCAAAGACACACCTGCACAATAA
- the ybaK gene encoding Cys-tRNA(Pro) deacylase, whose product MKTNALRLLEQKKIAYQVVEYQYDTENLDVAKIALDNALPLAHIFKTLVTISPTGEIMVALVGGDKQLSKKKLAQQAGHKKIELLPLKDLLPQTGYQRGGCSPLGMKKKFRTFIDKAGLELSQIYVNAGKRGLLFSIAPQTLAELTAAIWAEITEEEAETA is encoded by the coding sequence ATGAAAACCAACGCTTTACGACTTCTCGAACAGAAAAAAATAGCCTATCAAGTCGTTGAATATCAGTATGATACGGAAAATTTAGACGTAGCCAAAATTGCACTCGACAATGCCCTTCCTTTGGCGCACATCTTCAAAACTTTGGTTACGATAAGTCCGACAGGCGAAATAATGGTTGCTTTGGTAGGGGGCGACAAACAACTTTCTAAAAAAAAATTGGCACAGCAGGCAGGGCATAAAAAGATAGAATTGCTGCCCCTCAAAGATTTATTGCCACAGACGGGCTACCAGCGCGGCGGTTGTTCGCCTTTGGGCATGAAAAAGAAATTTCGTACCTTCATAGATAAAGCAGGATTAGAACTATCTCAAATTTACGTTAATGCGGGCAAAAGAGGACTACTTTTTAGCATAGCACCGCAAACTTTGGCAGAGCTAACGGCGGCTATTTGGGCAGAAATAACCGAGGAGGAGGCTGAAACGGCGTAG
- a CDS encoding tetratricopeptide repeat-containing sensor histidine kinase: MILRKWLFLGFACAFLFEFFFLCFAPKKAIAQENSQVLSNKKQKTQVELAQTLRDLQRKLEMEKNDSIKLLILTEIFSCSRKINPDTALYYAQRQIALAQKVGSVQGKMSGLVNAGLIYRMQGKYEKTYESYLLALSLARTAGHLSGETVVLNNLGATYQSQGIYNKALQYYQQSLDISLKELKRKAQIRHKNAERDSLSVGSLYNNIGSIYFEKGFYDKAMQFYRKALEMRSDDNLRMKSKILNNLAVIYEKEKQYKRALEYHQEALALREKLGDLKEIAQSYNNIGIIYKETDQDSLARLLFDQALRIRNQISDQKGLSSTLNNIGTLYEKKELYDEALSFYNKSLKIRREDNDQEGQVASLKNISLLYQKKGNAAKSNQIAKEALAMAEKIGAMTHIERLNEILYVNAKTSGREEEALKYLESYTQTKDSISNLEKTKTIAQLQILYETERKEQLIKELRQQNEIQQLQAERTRSYFVAAGLGLLSVALMVIFAFVRSNLRKKSALLELRLQNLEIGQELAQAELKAIKSQMNPHFIFNALNSIQSFIFLDDKRKASIYLSKFAQLMRLVLEMSDAKAVSLKDELTALRLYLDFENMRMNNDLKYTVQIDENISEHNLHIPPMIIQPYVENAIKHGLLHKKTGDKNLEILFQLSNDQTWLEVCISDNGIGREKAAEIKAQSKNQHKSFATQANQKRLLILGELAAQNLGKNGKAKDKTIADFVRIIDLHDARQNPIGTRVELRLPI, from the coding sequence ATGATACTTCGAAAGTGGCTGTTTTTAGGCTTTGCTTGTGCTTTTTTGTTTGAGTTTTTCTTTCTGTGCTTTGCGCCAAAAAAGGCAATCGCGCAAGAAAATTCGCAGGTGCTTTCCAATAAAAAACAGAAAACGCAGGTAGAATTAGCCCAAACGTTGCGCGATTTGCAGCGCAAGTTGGAGATGGAAAAAAATGATTCTATCAAACTTCTGATTCTAACCGAAATTTTCTCTTGTAGCCGCAAAATCAATCCTGACACCGCTCTTTATTATGCGCAACGCCAGATTGCTTTGGCGCAAAAGGTAGGCTCTGTGCAGGGCAAAATGTCGGGTCTTGTCAATGCAGGATTGATTTATAGAATGCAGGGCAAATACGAAAAAACGTATGAAAGTTATCTATTGGCTCTTTCTTTGGCGCGTACCGCAGGGCATCTTTCGGGCGAAACAGTGGTGTTAAATAATTTGGGTGCTACCTATCAATCGCAAGGAATTTACAACAAAGCCTTGCAATATTATCAGCAGTCTTTGGATATTTCGTTGAAAGAATTGAAGCGAAAAGCCCAAATAAGGCACAAAAACGCCGAGCGCGACAGTCTTTCTGTGGGGTCGCTCTATAATAATATCGGCAGCATTTATTTTGAAAAGGGTTTTTACGACAAGGCAATGCAGTTTTATCGCAAGGCTTTGGAGATGCGTAGCGACGATAATTTGCGCATGAAGTCTAAAATTTTAAATAATTTGGCAGTTATCTATGAAAAAGAAAAGCAATACAAACGCGCCTTAGAGTACCATCAGGAAGCCTTAGCCTTGCGCGAAAAGTTAGGCGATTTAAAAGAAATTGCACAAAGCTACAACAACATTGGCATTATTTACAAAGAAACAGACCAAGATTCTTTGGCGCGTCTGCTTTTTGACCAAGCCCTTCGCATCAGAAACCAAATCAGCGACCAAAAAGGGCTTAGTAGCACCCTCAATAATATCGGAACTTTGTACGAAAAAAAGGAACTCTATGACGAAGCCCTTTCTTTTTACAATAAAAGCCTCAAAATCAGACGCGAAGACAACGACCAAGAAGGGCAAGTCGCCTCCCTTAAAAATATCAGCCTGCTCTACCAAAAGAAAGGAAATGCTGCAAAATCTAACCAAATTGCAAAAGAAGCCCTCGCGATGGCGGAAAAAATAGGGGCAATGACGCATATAGAACGCCTCAACGAAATCCTCTACGTCAATGCCAAGACCTCTGGAAGGGAAGAAGAAGCCCTCAAATATTTGGAAAGCTACACCCAAACAAAAGATTCTATCTCTAATTTAGAAAAAACCAAAACCATTGCCCAACTGCAAATTTTATACGAAACAGAAAGAAAGGAACAGCTTATTAAAGAATTGCGACAGCAAAATGAAATCCAACAACTGCAAGCCGAGCGGACGCGCTCTTATTTTGTGGCGGCAGGTTTGGGCTTGCTTTCAGTTGCGCTGATGGTCATCTTTGCCTTTGTGCGTTCCAACTTGCGCAAAAAATCGGCACTTTTAGAGTTGCGCCTACAAAACCTCGAAATTGGGCAGGAATTGGCGCAGGCAGAATTAAAGGCGATTAAATCGCAGATGAACCCTCATTTTATCTTCAACGCGCTTAATTCTATTCAGAGTTTTATCTTTTTAGATGATAAAAGAAAAGCCTCTATTTATTTGAGCAAATTTGCACAACTGATGCGGCTGGTCTTGGAAATGTCTGATGCCAAAGCGGTTAGTTTGAAAGATGAGCTAACGGCTTTGCGCCTCTACCTCGATTTTGAAAACATGCGCATGAACAATGATTTAAAATATACGGTTCAGATTGATGAAAATATTTCCGAACACAATTTACACATTCCGCCCATGATTATTCAGCCTTATGTAGAAAATGCAATTAAACATGGGCTTTTACACAAAAAAACAGGCGATAAAAATTTAGAAATTTTATTTCAACTTTCAAACGACCAAACTTGGTTGGAGGTCTGTATCAGCGATAATGGCATTGGGCGCGAAAAGGCGGCAGAAATTAAGGCGCAGAGCAAGAACCAACACAAGTCTTTTGCCACACAAGCAAATCAGAAAAGGTTATTGATTTTGGGTGAATTGGCGGCGCAAAATTTGGGCAAAAATGGAAAGGCAAAGGACAAAACGATAGCCGATTTTGTTAGAATTATAGACCTGCACGACGCACGCCAAAATCCTATCGGCACGCGCGTAGAATTGCGTCTGCCTATCTAA
- a CDS encoding LTA synthase family protein → MKVRLLFLMQLWLYWLSFFAFGRFFFLLYNWEKYATAPFLETLRAFPKALALDLSTTGYLLVLPTLYTFIHFFWQKRFFLYLHKFYHYILILLLVSIQIGEILLYRAWGTKLNAYAVSFLAYPTQMVASLQVEQMVSGFVLWATFLVLAFWGYSRIVGKTRSSVFAFSSKNRAGQGSEKRKVAPLWFASFANFYQKKEAFFVPFLFVLVGSLTFLAIRGGVQLAPINQSAAYYSTLPMLNHLAINTHWNLLFSVLKSKKAAAQVAEQYFEPQKAAELVRQLYKRPYEGGQSRAKSVAHSPDIDPAQYKKTEADFIFAAPRPNIVLVMLESWTADVIAPLGGQPNLTPHFNQLCQEGLLFTKVYATGDRTDKGVVGILSGYPAQPLTSIIKEPHKAEKLPVLAQDLAQIGYQTAILYAGESEYFNFKAYWQQGGFEKIIDVDDFEATMLNSKWGAHDHFAFEKSIEEINHLHQKKNAPFFFSILTLSSHEPYQIPEGIDFEAPMAAKNEVDLFSNAIAYTDWSIGQFLKQARKEAWYDNTLFVFVADHGHRFPKNYADTRDFGKYKIPLLFYGEVLKAEKRGKACPTIASQTDLAATLLAQMNLPTYRYEWSQDILNPNVPHFAFYGFEEGFAWLGQNSGFIYDKNTKTKRAIFGKDTAQEWGLPHQSLDYGKAYLQHLLADYSKK, encoded by the coding sequence ATGAAAGTGCGTCTTCTCTTTTTGATGCAGCTTTGGCTGTATTGGCTTTCCTTCTTTGCCTTCGGACGTTTTTTCTTCTTGTTATACAACTGGGAAAAATACGCTACCGCGCCTTTTTTAGAAACGCTACGTGCCTTTCCCAAAGCCCTCGCCTTAGACCTTTCCACAACAGGGTATTTGCTTGTTTTGCCTACACTTTATACTTTTATACATTTTTTCTGGCAAAAAAGGTTTTTTTTGTATCTACACAAATTTTATCATTATATTCTGATTTTGCTATTAGTTAGTATTCAAATTGGTGAAATCTTGCTTTATCGCGCTTGGGGTACAAAACTCAATGCCTATGCCGTTTCGTTTTTAGCCTATCCTACTCAAATGGTTGCCTCTTTGCAGGTAGAGCAAATGGTGAGCGGTTTTGTTTTGTGGGCTACTTTTTTGGTGCTTGCCTTTTGGGGTTATAGTAGGATTGTGGGCAAAACGCGCAGTTCTGTTTTTGCATTTTCTTCTAAAAATAGGGCAGGGCAGGGCAGTGAAAAAAGAAAAGTTGCTCCCTTATGGTTTGCTTCATTTGCTAATTTTTACCAGAAAAAAGAAGCCTTTTTTGTTCCTTTTCTATTTGTATTGGTAGGAAGCCTGACCTTTTTAGCCATTCGTGGGGGCGTACAGCTTGCGCCCATCAATCAGAGTGCCGCCTATTATTCTACCTTGCCTATGCTCAATCATTTGGCTATCAATACGCATTGGAACTTGCTTTTTAGTGTTTTAAAATCTAAAAAAGCCGCTGCACAAGTGGCAGAGCAGTATTTCGAACCGCAAAAGGCAGCAGAACTTGTCCGCCAACTTTACAAAAGACCTTACGAAGGGGGGCAGAGCAGGGCGAAAAGTGTAGCGCATAGCCCTGACATAGACCCTGCCCAATACAAAAAAACAGAGGCAGATTTTATCTTTGCTGCACCGCGTCCGAACATTGTTTTGGTAATGTTGGAAAGTTGGACGGCAGATGTCATCGCACCTTTGGGAGGGCAGCCCAATCTAACGCCTCACTTCAATCAACTTTGTCAGGAAGGTTTGCTTTTTACAAAGGTCTATGCCACAGGCGACCGCACCGATAAGGGCGTTGTTGGAATATTGAGTGGCTACCCTGCCCAGCCGCTCACTTCTATCATCAAAGAGCCACACAAAGCGGAAAAACTGCCCGTTTTGGCGCAGGATTTGGCACAAATAGGCTACCAAACCGCGATACTTTATGCAGGTGAATCAGAATATTTCAACTTTAAAGCCTATTGGCAGCAGGGCGGTTTCGAAAAAATCATAGACGTGGACGATTTTGAAGCCACTATGCTCAATAGCAAATGGGGCGCACACGACCATTTTGCCTTCGAAAAATCTATTGAAGAAATAAACCATTTGCATCAGAAAAAAAACGCGCCTTTCTTCTTTTCAATTCTGACACTAAGCAGTCATGAGCCTTATCAAATTCCCGAAGGCATCGATTTTGAAGCTCCTATGGCAGCCAAAAACGAAGTAGATTTGTTTTCAAATGCGATTGCCTATACCGATTGGAGCATTGGTCAATTTTTGAAGCAGGCGCGAAAAGAGGCTTGGTATGACAACACGCTCTTTGTTTTCGTTGCCGACCATGGACACCGTTTCCCTAAAAACTACGCCGACACGCGCGATTTTGGAAAGTATAAAATCCCTTTGCTCTTTTATGGAGAAGTCTTGAAGGCGGAAAAGCGTGGTAAGGCTTGCCCCACGATTGCTTCACAAACCGACCTTGCTGCTACGCTTTTGGCGCAGATGAATTTGCCCACTTACCGTTATGAGTGGAGTCAGGATATACTCAATCCTAATGTTCCACACTTTGCTTTTTATGGTTTCGAAGAGGGCTTTGCTTGGTTAGGGCAAAATTCGGGATTTATTTACGATAAAAATACGAAAACCAAACGCGCGATTTTTGGCAAGGATACGGCGCAGGAATGGGGGCTTCCACATCAAAGTTTGGACTATGGAAAAGCCTATTTGCAGCATCTTTTGGCGGATTATAGCAAAAAGTAG
- a CDS encoding DUF5074 domain-containing protein, with the protein MMKKKYPFSLSNLFSWASFFLLTLLFSCIEESLPPQPIEPDAGSGRYEKGVFVVCEGNFGWGVATVSFLDDKEEKVFNNIFSKANQGDLLGNVAQSMVLHQNRGYVVVNNSQKIEVVEPNTFKRIATFEGFVSPRFLLPIDARKAYLTNIFRNFFYVIDLESGAILKTIEVGFWTENLLQVGEQVWVGAHEADKIAIFETENDMPIKFLTVGKGAKWWAKDAQNRVWLLTKGALAGENGQAELVCIDSRTFEIRAIKKFEAGDRVSQLAIDAQQETLFYIQNQNLISLNINDLTENVLVENLPATLVYNLEAHPKEPFLYLADALDYVQEGLVWKYDSRSGELLGRYSVGVIPQDFCFQP; encoded by the coding sequence ATGATGAAAAAAAAATATCCTTTTTCTCTTTCAAATTTGTTTTCTTGGGCATCTTTTTTCCTGCTGACGCTGCTTTTTAGTTGTATAGAGGAGAGTTTGCCCCCTCAACCTATCGAGCCTGATGCAGGGAGCGGGCGTTATGAAAAGGGCGTTTTTGTCGTTTGTGAGGGGAATTTTGGTTGGGGCGTGGCGACGGTTTCTTTTTTAGATGATAAAGAAGAAAAAGTTTTTAACAACATTTTTTCAAAAGCAAATCAAGGTGATTTGCTCGGCAATGTCGCCCAATCGATGGTTTTGCATCAAAATAGGGGCTATGTTGTGGTCAATAATTCTCAAAAAATAGAGGTGGTAGAGCCAAATACATTCAAAAGAATTGCGACTTTTGAAGGCTTCGTTTCACCCCGTTTCCTACTTCCTATTGATGCGCGAAAGGCATATCTGACCAATATTTTTCGCAACTTTTTTTACGTGATAGATTTGGAAAGTGGTGCAATTTTAAAAACAATAGAAGTAGGCTTTTGGACGGAAAATCTCTTACAAGTAGGGGAGCAGGTCTGGGTAGGAGCGCATGAGGCAGATAAAATTGCAATTTTTGAAACAGAAAATGATATGCCTATAAAATTTCTTACGGTAGGAAAGGGAGCTAAATGGTGGGCAAAAGATGCACAAAATCGGGTTTGGTTGCTCACAAAGGGGGCTTTGGCAGGTGAAAACGGACAGGCAGAATTGGTGTGCATCGATAGCAGGACTTTTGAAATTCGCGCCATCAAAAAATTTGAGGCTGGAGATAGGGTTAGTCAGTTGGCGATTGATGCGCAGCAGGAAACACTTTTTTATATACAAAATCAGAATCTTATCTCTTTGAATATCAACGATTTAACGGAAAATGTCTTGGTAGAAAATCTGCCCGCTACTTTGGTCTATAATTTGGAGGCACACCCAAAAGAGCCTTTTTTGTATCTTGCAGATGCGCTCGATTATGTGCAGGAGGGCTTAGTTTGGAAGTATGATAGCAGGAGCGGCGAACTTTTGGGGCGTTATTCCGTAGGGGTAATACCGCAGGATTTTTGTTTTCAACCCTAA